A single window of Leptospira koniambonensis DNA harbors:
- a CDS encoding dienelactone hydrolase, with the protein MVRYDFQTTLDFQVNRVQLKGELFIPSQAAFLAILVLDEKDDKFADRFSKMRNFLNERGVATLFLKGLLTQEEREIHANRSDIDLLSDRLFEITKQIKNLEGADSLKISYIGSSAIAGRMFRAAGSSDSPVESLILIGNGLQEYSGTFLNASLLNILGELDFTGRIVNRSVLSKIESSIKRVYFVPGSPSHFEDNTKWFMVSEAIQRWYLFPEKRSREFSEF; encoded by the coding sequence ATGGTCCGGTATGATTTTCAAACCACTCTCGACTTTCAGGTAAATCGGGTCCAACTTAAAGGAGAACTTTTCATCCCAAGCCAGGCTGCGTTTTTAGCGATTCTGGTTTTGGATGAGAAGGACGACAAATTTGCAGATCGATTTTCTAAGATGCGAAACTTTCTGAATGAAAGGGGAGTGGCTACTCTTTTTCTAAAAGGTTTATTGACCCAAGAAGAAAGAGAGATCCACGCGAATCGTTCTGATATAGATCTTTTGTCTGATCGTCTTTTTGAGATCACTAAACAGATCAAAAATTTGGAAGGAGCGGACTCTTTGAAAATTTCTTATATAGGTTCTTCTGCAATTGCTGGTAGAATGTTCCGCGCTGCAGGAAGTTCTGATTCTCCTGTGGAAAGTCTGATACTGATAGGCAACGGGCTTCAAGAATATAGCGGCACGTTTTTGAATGCTTCTTTATTAAATATTTTAGGTGAGCTTGATTTTACAGGAAGAATTGTAAATCGTTCTGTTCTCTCTAAGATAGAGAGTTCTATCAAAAGAGTATATTTTGTGCCCGGGTCCCCCAGTCATTTTGAGGATAATACCAAATGGTTTATGGTATCAGAAGCAATCCAAAGATGGTATCTATTTCCTGAAAAAAGATCCAGGGAATTTTCCGAATTTTAA
- a CDS encoding FixH family protein — MDVSLKRAFWVIKFAFITLFVATFFTVRLALAGHTPAIDSNYYEKGLKYEQSILSQRKMIEEGYGLQADWIQNPKLLKSGKQELLLEFKHGQKSITGALIKVLLDKTATEKFNETIVLKELTPGKYKGALTIPFPGEWRVSVSAKIPEGTLEKTISIKVIH; from the coding sequence ATGGACGTTAGTTTAAAAAGAGCATTTTGGGTGATTAAGTTCGCATTTATAACATTATTCGTTGCTACATTTTTCACCGTAAGACTTGCATTAGCAGGACATACTCCCGCAATCGATTCCAATTATTACGAAAAAGGACTTAAATATGAACAGTCCATTCTATCTCAAAGAAAAATGATAGAAGAAGGATATGGGCTCCAAGCAGATTGGATCCAAAATCCAAAACTTCTCAAATCAGGAAAACAAGAACTACTGCTGGAATTCAAACATGGGCAAAAAAGTATTACAGGTGCACTGATCAAAGTCCTCTTGGATAAAACTGCTACTGAAAAATTTAATGAGACGATCGTCTTAAAAGAATTAACTCCAGGAAAATACAAAGGTGCACTTACTATTCCTTTCCCGGGAGAATGGAGAGTTTCTGTCTCTGCAAAAATTCCAGAAGGAACCTTAGAAAAAACGATTTCGATTAAGGTAATACATTGA
- a CDS encoding Crp/Fnr family transcriptional regulator, whose product MTSAVKIEAETNRVLPREIFPKENILHHHELNFTRRKISKGEILFSQGELANGFYIVETGSIRSYRTSGSGEKQHTFKIYHPGNWVGIRDAAIGGNYLHHAVALVESTVLFVEEEELRRLLNSDSEFQNSVFRQVTIEAVESENKIYSLGTRQVHAKLSEFLLQLSESQDSEEDLPFTREIMASMIGVTTETLVRALADFKSRGWVEIDKRKIVIKNEEALLRLLD is encoded by the coding sequence ATGACCAGCGCAGTAAAAATCGAAGCTGAAACAAACCGAGTTTTACCAAGAGAAATTTTTCCAAAAGAAAACATTCTCCACCACCATGAACTTAATTTTACCCGTAGGAAAATTTCCAAAGGAGAGATCTTATTCTCCCAAGGAGAACTAGCAAACGGATTTTATATAGTCGAGACCGGCTCCATCCGATCTTATCGAACTTCTGGTTCCGGAGAAAAACAGCATACATTCAAAATTTATCATCCAGGCAATTGGGTAGGGATCAGAGACGCTGCTATCGGCGGAAATTATCTTCATCATGCAGTCGCACTTGTTGAATCGACAGTTCTGTTTGTAGAAGAAGAAGAACTTCGCAGACTTCTAAACTCAGATTCTGAATTCCAAAATTCAGTATTTCGACAAGTGACTATCGAAGCTGTAGAATCTGAAAATAAGATCTATTCTTTAGGAACTCGTCAAGTTCACGCAAAACTTTCAGAATTTTTACTACAATTATCAGAATCACAAGACTCGGAAGAAGATCTTCCATTCACTCGTGAGATCATGGCATCCATGATCGGCGTGACTACTGAGACCTTGGTTCGTGCCTTAGCTGATTTTAAAAGCAGAGGTTGGGTGGAAATAGACAAAAGAAAAATAGTGATCAAAAATGAAGAGGCTCTTCTTCGTTTACTGGATTAA
- a CDS encoding heavy metal translocating P-type ATPase, with amino-acid sequence MKVLENKTLCFHCNTEIEGVSIRRTEQGSEKEYCCNGCAEISHLLLENGLDQFYQIRGTQSLEPIDREAQKNPLEEFDNESVYLEYLEKKNGQDTNVYITVTNLHCSACVWLIETVLTKTEGVQEARINFGTGRLKVAFDLSKITLGKIIKTIESLGYKAKLYSPLKAESKVEKPFQELSIRMLVAGFCWGNIMLFSASLYAGYFEGMEFNIKNLFHYISWIFATPVYFYSGYPFWKGAYESWKRKLLGMDTLLFAGVSLAYFYSIYVTISGKGEVYFDSVCTIYFFILLGKYFEAMIRYKAGAKIGELLSLLPEEYEVSKKGIWSKHSASSIEKGDFIRLSLGSKAPVDGILESEIAFFDESVLTGESKPIRKSLGTEIKAGSVSLSTDVKFRAKGNANESSLAQIGRILEDSLLTKPKIQRSTDKLAAAFIKVVLFVAIGTFIYWFNFHSTEDAILNTISVLIVACPCALGLSVPAALVISHLLQSREGVLVKNPESVEILAKANRIFFDKTGTLTTGKLELNAEKYFALEENPSKFREIAIRLESNSSHPIAKSIIEAFTNESPQFSAKISIDATADKSAASLSGWNSYKEIPGEGMEATFQGKIYRIGKKSFAWENKPENDGWVHLSENGIPLVAWEFRDKARAEAKGSIQELKSFFSNMEILSGDIPSKVETLSKEIGIQNFKANLTPIQKKERIIGAQSSGEIVLMVGDGINDSACIAQADLGISMGMGSDLSLDKSDIILVKDKLDSLPKSVLIARKTRMVILQNICLSLVYNSIMIPLAASGLMLPVICAGFMTLSSLTVVLNSISLKHRVFT; translated from the coding sequence TTGAAAGTATTAGAAAACAAAACATTATGTTTTCATTGTAATACTGAAATTGAAGGAGTATCCATACGCAGAACAGAACAAGGATCTGAAAAAGAATATTGCTGCAATGGATGCGCAGAGATCTCACATCTATTACTCGAGAACGGACTGGACCAATTCTATCAGATCAGAGGAACACAATCCTTGGAACCGATCGATAGAGAAGCTCAAAAAAATCCTTTGGAAGAATTTGATAATGAATCCGTATATTTAGAATATTTAGAAAAGAAAAATGGCCAAGATACAAATGTATATATCACGGTCACTAACCTACATTGTTCTGCATGTGTATGGCTGATTGAAACTGTTCTTACCAAAACAGAAGGTGTCCAAGAGGCAAGGATCAACTTCGGTACAGGAAGACTCAAAGTAGCATTTGATCTTTCTAAGATCACACTCGGAAAAATTATAAAAACAATCGAAAGCCTTGGATATAAAGCCAAATTATATTCTCCACTAAAAGCAGAGTCCAAAGTAGAGAAACCATTCCAAGAATTGAGCATTCGAATGTTAGTCGCAGGCTTTTGCTGGGGAAATATCATGCTTTTCTCCGCAAGTCTATATGCCGGCTATTTTGAAGGAATGGAATTCAATATTAAAAATTTATTCCATTATATTTCCTGGATATTTGCCACTCCTGTTTATTTTTACTCAGGTTACCCTTTCTGGAAGGGAGCCTATGAATCCTGGAAGAGAAAACTTCTTGGAATGGACACATTATTATTCGCAGGAGTAAGTCTCGCCTACTTCTACAGTATATACGTAACTATTTCCGGTAAGGGAGAAGTTTATTTCGACTCAGTCTGCACCATCTACTTCTTCATACTTCTTGGTAAATACTTTGAGGCGATGATCCGTTATAAAGCAGGAGCGAAAATAGGAGAATTACTCTCTCTTCTCCCCGAAGAATATGAAGTTTCCAAAAAAGGGATCTGGTCCAAACATTCGGCGTCTTCTATCGAAAAAGGAGATTTTATCAGATTATCTTTAGGAAGTAAGGCACCAGTAGACGGGATCTTAGAATCTGAAATTGCATTTTTCGATGAATCTGTTTTAACAGGAGAAAGTAAACCAATCAGAAAGTCCTTAGGAACAGAGATCAAAGCAGGTTCAGTTTCACTTTCTACGGATGTAAAATTCCGAGCCAAAGGAAATGCAAACGAAAGTTCTCTCGCACAGATTGGTAGAATATTAGAAGATTCTTTATTAACAAAACCAAAAATCCAAAGAAGCACGGATAAACTGGCTGCTGCTTTTATTAAAGTGGTTTTATTCGTTGCGATCGGAACATTTATCTATTGGTTTAATTTCCATTCTACTGAAGATGCAATCTTAAATACGATCAGCGTACTAATCGTTGCCTGTCCCTGCGCCTTAGGACTAAGTGTCCCGGCTGCACTCGTGATTAGCCATTTACTTCAATCCAGAGAAGGTGTACTTGTCAAAAATCCAGAATCAGTAGAAATTTTAGCGAAAGCAAATCGGATCTTCTTTGATAAAACTGGAACCTTAACCACAGGCAAATTAGAATTAAACGCAGAAAAATACTTCGCGTTAGAAGAAAATCCTTCTAAGTTCAGAGAGATCGCAATCAGATTAGAATCCAACTCTTCTCACCCAATTGCAAAATCTATTATAGAAGCATTCACAAATGAGTCTCCTCAATTTTCGGCAAAAATCTCGATAGATGCTACTGCAGATAAGTCTGCAGCCAGTCTCTCCGGTTGGAATTCCTACAAAGAAATTCCAGGAGAAGGAATGGAGGCAACATTCCAAGGCAAGATCTACAGAATAGGCAAGAAAAGTTTTGCCTGGGAAAATAAACCTGAAAACGACGGGTGGGTCCATCTCTCCGAAAATGGTATTCCATTAGTTGCCTGGGAATTTAGAGATAAGGCTAGAGCAGAAGCAAAAGGATCTATCCAAGAACTAAAATCATTTTTTTCTAATATGGAAATATTATCAGGAGATATTCCATCCAAGGTAGAAACACTTTCCAAAGAAATAGGCATCCAAAACTTCAAAGCAAATTTAACACCAATCCAAAAGAAAGAAAGGATCATAGGTGCCCAATCTTCTGGAGAAATTGTTCTTATGGTTGGAGATGGGATCAACGACTCTGCATGTATCGCTCAGGCAGATCTGGGAATTTCTATGGGAATGGGTTCAGATCTTTCCTTGGATAAATCAGATATTATACTAGTAAAAGATAAATTAGATTCCCTTCCTAAATCAGTTTTGATCGCTAGAAAAACAAGAATGGTAATTTTACAAAACATCTGCCTTTCTTTAGTTTATAATTCTATAATGATCCCGCTCGCAGCAAGCGGATTAATGCTTCCTGTGATCTGCGCTGGTTTTATGACATTAAGCTCCCTAACAGTAGTATTAAATTCGATTTCTTTAAAACATAGGGTATTTACATGA
- the ccoS gene encoding cbb3-type cytochrome oxidase assembly protein CcoS, giving the protein MNALYLTIPIALMISFGAFYIFLLNLKSGQYEDIEGPKYRMLFEEDKQDKSN; this is encoded by the coding sequence ATGAACGCTTTGTATCTCACAATTCCGATCGCACTCATGATCTCATTCGGAGCATTTTACATATTCCTACTCAATCTCAAGTCGGGCCAATACGAAGACATTGAAGGCCCTAAATACAGAATGTTATTTGAAGAAGACAAACAGGACAAATCGAATTAG
- a CDS encoding sulfite exporter TauE/SafE family protein, giving the protein MELISAILFGSFLNGLTGSFHCLGMCGPLAGSLNLTLSPSDKKISPVLLQILYNLGRLVSYTSIGLGFGFLGKVTNQSLSILLPAQEFAAWFGAAFILLFGVSILFQKDWTQNRFFSRVFSKVGSKLLKSRENKSPGSRLVIGFTFGMLTGFLPCGILYPAFVMAFATGSPAFGALSMFFFFLGTFPLLFGFGLGFRMILAKFGKDKLKLAGFAIILLSISLMLFRMNHTHNHSEPEEKMEEGGHHHHHH; this is encoded by the coding sequence ATGGAACTGATATCCGCGATATTATTCGGATCTTTTTTAAACGGACTAACAGGTTCTTTCCACTGCTTAGGAATGTGCGGCCCCTTAGCCGGAAGTTTAAATCTTACGCTGTCCCCTTCTGACAAAAAGATAAGCCCTGTTCTATTACAAATATTGTATAACCTTGGAAGACTGGTATCTTACACTTCCATTGGATTAGGTTTTGGATTTTTAGGGAAGGTTACAAATCAAAGTCTTTCAATATTACTTCCCGCTCAAGAATTTGCAGCTTGGTTTGGAGCTGCTTTTATACTTCTTTTTGGAGTTTCAATTTTATTCCAAAAAGATTGGACCCAAAATAGATTTTTCTCCAGGGTATTTTCTAAGGTTGGATCTAAACTTCTAAAATCCAGAGAGAATAAAAGTCCAGGCTCTCGTTTAGTGATCGGATTTACATTTGGGATGTTAACTGGATTTTTACCTTGTGGGATCTTATATCCTGCATTCGTGATGGCATTTGCAACAGGCTCACCTGCATTTGGTGCGCTCAGTATGTTTTTCTTCTTTTTAGGGACATTCCCTTTACTTTTTGGATTTGGTTTAGGATTCAGAATGATCTTAGCAAAATTCGGAAAGGATAAACTCAAACTCGCAGGTTTTGCGATCATTCTTCTTTCCATCTCCTTAATGTTATTCAGAATGAATCATACTCATAATCATTCTGAGCCTGAAGAAAAAATGGAAGAAGGCGGTCATCACCACCACCATCATTAA
- the ccoG gene encoding cytochrome c oxidase accessory protein CcoG, producing MIISRPMQGKIRTARNYVQVFLVLLFFITPWIHWDGFQVIRLDIPDRKFFLFGHIFIPQEGYFLHLFLIAAGLCLFFFTTLIGRVWCGWACPQTIYSDIFDWIGRRIQDSKYGRQDANRALVALTHIIWIIVSFAASFAWISYFSDPYQMLSYFKNPNLDFPTWFLFLGFFTFAMYADIAFIREQFCKYGCPYARFQTVMMDNHSVNITYDYTRGEPRRKAKTKIGDCTACNMCLVVCPTGIDIRDGANPWCIACGKCSDACTKQMAKEDKKSLIGYWSENQISEKGSPIRWIRPRTIVYALSLILTISAIGILLSSRVPLYFSVLPDRNIQPMVVQDGIVRNFYEVQMQNLTSKDRTLKFEIETSDLQGERRILIGGTEEATVELKGNSEERYRLFIELKIAEQDAKRRSHDIKLKVIDIQDFEYSKSETIPFLLPVSISGWKLPNDERIVHGR from the coding sequence ATGATCATTTCAAGGCCAATGCAAGGAAAGATAAGGACCGCCAGAAATTACGTCCAGGTATTCTTAGTCCTTCTCTTTTTTATAACTCCCTGGATTCACTGGGATGGATTTCAAGTTATCCGATTGGATATACCGGATAGAAAGTTTTTTCTATTCGGTCATATTTTTATTCCTCAAGAAGGATACTTTCTTCATTTATTCCTGATCGCCGCAGGACTTTGCCTCTTCTTTTTTACTACATTAATCGGCAGAGTTTGGTGCGGATGGGCCTGCCCTCAAACCATCTACTCTGATATTTTCGATTGGATAGGAAGAAGGATCCAAGATTCCAAATATGGAAGACAAGATGCAAACCGCGCCTTAGTAGCGTTAACTCACATTATTTGGATCATAGTTAGTTTTGCAGCATCTTTTGCTTGGATCTCTTACTTTTCAGATCCATACCAAATGCTCTCATATTTCAAAAATCCTAATTTAGATTTTCCTACTTGGTTTTTATTTCTGGGATTCTTTACGTTCGCGATGTACGCAGATATAGCATTCATTCGGGAACAATTCTGCAAATACGGATGTCCTTATGCACGTTTTCAAACAGTGATGATGGACAATCATTCTGTCAATATCACCTATGATTACACAAGAGGAGAACCTAGAAGAAAAGCAAAAACTAAAATCGGGGATTGCACTGCTTGTAATATGTGTCTTGTTGTATGTCCTACTGGAATCGATATAAGAGATGGAGCCAATCCTTGGTGTATAGCATGTGGAAAATGTTCAGATGCATGCACAAAACAAATGGCTAAGGAAGATAAAAAATCACTGATAGGTTATTGGTCAGAGAACCAGATCTCCGAGAAAGGATCTCCAATCCGCTGGATCCGTCCCAGAACAATCGTTTATGCGCTTTCTTTAATTCTTACAATTTCTGCCATAGGGATCCTATTATCAAGCAGAGTGCCCCTCTACTTTTCTGTTCTTCCAGATAGAAATATACAACCGATGGTAGTCCAGGACGGGATCGTTAGAAATTTCTACGAAGTACAAATGCAAAATCTGACCTCCAAAGATAGAACTCTAAAATTTGAAATAGAAACTTCGGATCTCCAAGGAGAAAGAAGAATACTCATTGGTGGGACAGAAGAAGCCACAGTAGAACTAAAAGGAAATTCAGAAGAAAGATACAGACTATTTATAGAACTAAAAATAGCAGAACAAGATGCCAAAAGAAGAAGTCATGATATTAAGCTAAAAGTAATAGACATTCAGGATTTTGAATATTCCAAATCGGAAACAATCCCATTCCTACTTCCGGTCTCTATATCCGGATGGAAACTACCAAATGATGAGAGGATAGTCCATGGACGTTAG